The following proteins are co-located in the Acidobacteriota bacterium genome:
- a CDS encoding efflux RND transporter permease subunit: MTGPGSSKDGALSNFTTSRPVAVLVVFIAVTVFGFFSYGRLPVTLMPELSYPTLTVRTEYPGAAPEEVENDISRPIEEALGVIGGLERISSISRAGVSDVVMEFSWDTEISDATQDALERLDLVFLPDETERPLILHYDPSLDPVMELSLSGRGDRFEGEEGLRRLRRLADLQIKRSLEPITGVAAVRIRGGLEEEIHVLVDEDKLARTGISIQTVIDRLRQENINVAGGTIKEGRTEYMVRTLNEYQDTGQIGDTVIARLEGRDVRVKDIGRVEWSHREREILTRTDGDESVQIDIFKEADANIVALAKRVTERLGEIDEEAAAVGGGNREGGRGGGPQGRQSGGLAQAIFDNEGARLKVVADRSLFIESSINEVRNTAILGGLLAVLVLFLFLRNLKTTTIVAVSIPTSLLITFAPMNLLGISLNIMSLGGLALGIGMLVDSSIVVLESIFRCREEGDSVNGAAIRGTGEVRGAVIASTLTSIAVFFPMVFVEGIAGEAFGDLGMAVVISLLASLAVAVFLIPMLASRRWNVSTEAVQSSQSESRTLWQWWSLEDLKRDLRSKQGEGRRGAFWSLLGGLLWIVKFPYLILRFVVSIVLEAIGKLVLLIAFVFFTALRFLRVPAKFVFGFLFALPLRLTEGALNTLRRHYPRVLGWALRRAGTVVVAMLLLVGLTTALALELDSELLPEVHQGEFTFEVAMPVGTPIEETVRILEPVEQAILAERDDIDALIVTFGFDAANSQRSDEGEHSARFKVLLERPEMSFGEKLGALLSGEGSVRYREEAVIGRIRQSLAQVPDLDARVVRPVLFSSKTPIELEVHGDDLAALKQQGEVVRATMAAMPELADVDVTLKSGAPEVQIVYDRERLLRYGLNLRGTAELVRNQVKGFEATRFNMQDRRVPILVRLGEEDRETVEDLRALVVNPGTGARPIPLSSIADVTLGEGPSEVRRVDGRRVALVNANIAAGSLGGAVEAIDQTLTQKVDWPEGMTYFIAGQNEEWQRSKGSLYLALGLSIFLVFVIMAAQFESLLQPLVIMFTIPLAFVGTVLALALLNISLSIVVVLGMIMLAGIVVNNAIVLVDYINTLRGRGMDRDEAIVAGGEARLRPILMTTATTALGLLPMAIGLGDGAEIRTPMAIAVISGLIVSTGLTLLVIPAVYSLFDRGRARIFGGAEEPAGREPSSGSGMLRDPETAVP, encoded by the coding sequence ATGACCGGGCCGGGCTCCTCCAAGGACGGGGCTCTGTCGAACTTCACCACCAGTCGGCCGGTGGCGGTGTTGGTGGTGTTCATCGCGGTGACGGTCTTCGGCTTCTTTTCCTACGGCCGCCTGCCGGTCACCCTGATGCCGGAACTCTCCTACCCCACCCTGACGGTGCGCACGGAGTATCCGGGAGCGGCGCCGGAAGAGGTGGAGAACGACATCAGCCGGCCGATCGAGGAAGCCCTCGGGGTGATCGGCGGCCTGGAGCGCATCTCCTCGATCAGTCGCGCCGGGGTGAGCGACGTGGTGATGGAGTTTTCCTGGGACACGGAGATCTCGGATGCCACCCAGGACGCCCTCGAACGGCTCGACTTGGTGTTTCTGCCGGATGAGACGGAACGCCCGCTGATCCTCCACTACGACCCCTCCCTCGACCCGGTGATGGAACTCTCCCTCTCCGGCCGGGGCGACCGCTTCGAAGGCGAGGAGGGCCTGCGGCGGCTGCGGCGGCTGGCGGATCTCCAGATCAAACGCTCCCTCGAGCCGATCACCGGCGTGGCGGCGGTGCGCATTCGCGGTGGCCTCGAAGAAGAGATCCACGTGCTGGTGGACGAAGACAAGCTGGCCCGCACCGGCATCTCGATCCAAACGGTGATCGACCGCCTGCGGCAAGAGAACATCAACGTCGCCGGCGGCACCATCAAGGAAGGGCGCACCGAGTACATGGTCCGCACCCTCAACGAGTACCAAGACACCGGCCAGATCGGCGATACGGTGATCGCCCGCCTCGAAGGACGAGACGTTCGCGTCAAGGACATCGGCCGGGTCGAGTGGTCTCACCGGGAGCGCGAGATCCTGACCCGCACGGACGGCGACGAGAGCGTCCAGATCGACATCTTCAAGGAAGCCGACGCCAATATCGTCGCCCTCGCCAAGCGGGTGACCGAACGCCTCGGCGAGATCGACGAAGAGGCCGCCGCGGTCGGCGGCGGCAACCGGGAAGGCGGCCGTGGGGGCGGCCCTCAGGGCCGGCAGAGCGGTGGCCTGGCGCAAGCGATCTTCGACAACGAGGGCGCCCGCCTCAAAGTGGTAGCGGACCGTTCGCTGTTCATCGAGAGCAGCATCAACGAGGTGCGCAACACGGCGATCCTCGGCGGCCTGCTGGCGGTGCTGGTGCTGTTTCTCTTCTTGCGCAACCTGAAGACCACGACGATCGTGGCGGTGTCCATTCCGACGTCGCTGCTGATCACCTTCGCGCCGATGAACCTGCTGGGGATCTCGCTCAACATCATGTCCCTGGGCGGCCTGGCCCTGGGTATCGGCATGTTGGTGGACTCCTCCATCGTAGTGCTCGAATCCATCTTCCGCTGCCGCGAAGAGGGCGACTCGGTGAACGGCGCGGCGATTCGCGGCACCGGCGAGGTGCGCGGCGCGGTGATCGCCTCCACCTTGACCTCCATCGCCGTCTTCTTTCCGATGGTGTTCGTGGAAGGCATCGCCGGCGAGGCCTTCGGTGACCTCGGCATGGCGGTGGTGATCTCGCTCCTGGCTTCCCTAGCGGTGGCGGTGTTCCTCATTCCGATGCTCGCCAGCCGGCGCTGGAACGTGAGCACGGAAGCGGTCCAATCCTCCCAGTCCGAAAGCCGAACACTCTGGCAGTGGTGGTCCTTGGAGGATCTGAAGCGCGACCTACGCTCGAAGCAGGGCGAGGGGCGGCGAGGGGCGTTTTGGAGCCTTCTGGGCGGCCTCCTCTGGATCGTCAAGTTCCCGTACCTGATCCTTCGGTTCGTCGTCTCGATCGTCCTGGAAGCGATCGGCAAGCTGGTCCTGCTCATCGCCTTCGTCTTTTTCACCGCTCTCCGGTTCTTGCGTGTGCCTGCCAAGTTCGTCTTCGGCTTTCTCTTCGCGCTGCCCCTGCGATTGACGGAAGGTGCCCTCAATACCCTGCGACGCCACTACCCGCGGGTTCTGGGCTGGGCCCTGCGGCGCGCCGGCACGGTGGTGGTGGCGATGCTGCTGCTGGTGGGACTGACCACCGCTCTCGCCCTCGAACTCGACAGCGAGCTGCTGCCGGAGGTCCACCAGGGCGAATTCACCTTCGAAGTGGCCATGCCGGTGGGTACGCCGATCGAGGAGACCGTCCGCATTCTGGAGCCGGTCGAGCAGGCGATCCTCGCCGAACGGGACGACATCGACGCGCTGATCGTCACCTTCGGCTTCGACGCGGCGAATTCCCAGCGTTCCGACGAGGGCGAACACTCGGCGCGCTTCAAGGTGCTGTTGGAGCGGCCGGAGATGTCCTTCGGCGAGAAGTTGGGCGCACTGCTCAGTGGCGAGGGCAGCGTCCGGTACCGGGAGGAAGCGGTGATCGGCCGCATCCGCCAGAGTCTGGCGCAGGTGCCGGATCTGGACGCCCGGGTGGTGCGGCCGGTGTTGTTCAGCTCCAAGACGCCGATCGAGCTGGAAGTCCACGGCGATGACCTCGCCGCCCTCAAACAACAAGGCGAAGTGGTGCGAGCGACCATGGCCGCAATGCCGGAGCTGGCCGATGTCGACGTAACCTTGAAGAGCGGCGCACCGGAGGTGCAGATCGTCTACGACCGGGAGCGACTGCTGCGCTACGGCCTCAACCTGCGCGGCACCGCCGAGTTGGTGCGCAATCAGGTCAAGGGTTTCGAGGCGACGCGCTTCAACATGCAAGATCGCCGGGTACCGATTCTCGTCCGCCTCGGCGAGGAGGATCGCGAGACGGTGGAAGACCTGCGCGCCCTGGTGGTCAATCCCGGCACCGGCGCGCGGCCCATCCCGCTCTCCTCCATTGCCGACGTCACCTTGGGCGAAGGCCCGAGCGAGGTACGGCGGGTGGACGGCCGGCGGGTGGCGCTGGTCAATGCCAACATCGCCGCCGGCTCGTTGGGCGGCGCCGTCGAGGCGATCGACCAAACCTTGACCCAGAAAGTTGACTGGCCCGAGGGAATGACCTACTTCATCGCCGGCCAGAACGAGGAGTGGCAGCGCAGCAAAGGCAGTCTGTACCTGGCCCTGGGGCTGTCGATCTTCCTGGTGTTCGTGATCATGGCGGCGCAGTTCGAGTCGCTTCTCCAACCGCTGGTGATCATGTTCACCATTCCTCTGGCGTTCGTCGGCACCGTCCTGGCCCTGGCGCTCCTCAACATCAGCCTGTCCATCGTGGTGGTCCTCGGCATGATCATGCTGGCCGGTATCGTGGTGAACAACGCCATCGTGCTGGTGGACTACATCAACACCCTGCGCGGCCGCGGCATGGATCGCGACGAGGCGATCGTCGCCGGCGGTGAGGCGCGCCTGCGGCCGATTCTGATGACCACCGCAACGACCGCCCTCGGCTTGCTGCCGATGGCCATCGGCCTCGGCGACGGCGCCGAGATCCGCACCCCCATGGCGATCGCCGTGATCAGCGGCCTGATCGTTTCGACGGGATTGACCCTGCTGGTCATCCCGGCGGTCTACTCCCTCTTCGATCGCGGACGGGCGCGAATCTTCGGCGGCGCCGAGGAACCGGCCGGCCGCGAACCCTCTTCCGGCAGCGGCATGCTGCGCGATCCCGAAACGGCGGTGCCCTGA
- a CDS encoding efflux RND transporter periplasmic adaptor subunit → MTILRTLLVALCLVTLVGLQVGCAGGATDAAEASTEKTDAENNKKKAEEDEEEPEAVPVEVVELATGSIEETLRYSTNLEAEEAVTVFAEASRRVQQLRVEEGNRVRKGQILLRLQDDEQRTRLAKVQSQLDKAAREYDRQKRLFGQELISEQAFNDATYELEQLQLELEEAQRQLSYTEVRAPISGTVTSRMVSLGDFVTMNQPLFEMVDFNSIVARVFVPEKELTRVSVGQPARIAAPALGDERLAGEVERLAPVVDPQSGTVKVTVSTPPASALRPGMYVDVELVTAVREDALLLPKRALVYDEDQIFVYRLKGDDTVERILLRAGLEDKNFIEPEGGFSVGDQVVIAGQAGLKDGIEVRTVASPGADQRADADGLEAR, encoded by the coding sequence ATGACCATACTCAGAACACTGCTCGTCGCCCTTTGCCTCGTCACCTTGGTCGGACTCCAGGTGGGCTGCGCCGGTGGCGCCACGGACGCCGCCGAAGCGAGCACGGAAAAAACCGATGCGGAGAACAACAAGAAGAAGGCTGAAGAGGACGAAGAAGAGCCCGAAGCGGTTCCCGTCGAGGTGGTCGAACTGGCGACCGGTTCGATCGAAGAAACCCTCCGCTACTCGACCAATCTGGAAGCTGAAGAAGCGGTGACGGTGTTCGCCGAAGCGTCCCGCCGGGTGCAGCAACTGCGGGTGGAAGAGGGCAACCGGGTGCGCAAAGGACAGATTCTCCTGCGGCTGCAGGACGACGAGCAGCGCACTCGCCTGGCCAAAGTCCAGAGCCAGCTCGACAAGGCGGCGCGGGAGTACGATCGCCAGAAGCGCCTGTTCGGCCAGGAGTTGATCTCCGAACAGGCTTTCAACGACGCGACCTACGAACTGGAGCAGCTCCAGCTCGAACTGGAAGAGGCCCAACGGCAGCTCTCCTACACGGAGGTGCGGGCGCCGATCTCGGGCACCGTCACCAGCCGCATGGTGAGCCTCGGCGACTTTGTGACCATGAACCAGCCGCTGTTTGAGATGGTGGACTTCAACTCCATTGTGGCGCGGGTCTTCGTACCGGAGAAGGAATTGACCCGGGTGTCCGTAGGCCAGCCGGCGCGCATCGCCGCACCGGCCCTGGGCGACGAGCGGCTGGCCGGCGAGGTCGAGCGCCTGGCGCCGGTGGTGGATCCGCAGAGCGGCACCGTCAAGGTCACCGTCTCCACCCCGCCGGCGAGCGCCCTGCGGCCGGGCATGTACGTGGACGTGGAGTTGGTGACGGCGGTGCGCGAAGACGCCCTACTCCTGCCCAAGCGGGCGCTGGTTTACGACGAGGATCAGATCTTCGTCTACCGCCTGAAGGGCGACGACACGGTCGAGCGGATCCTGCTGCGCGCCGGTCTCGAAGACAAAAACTTCATCGAGCCGGAGGGCGGCTTCTCGGTCGGTGACCAGGTGGTGATCGCCGGTCAGGCGGGCCTCAAGGACGGCATCGAGGTGCGCACCGTGGCCTCGCCAGGTGCGGATCAGCGGGCGGACGCCGACGGCCTGGAGGCGAGATGA
- a CDS encoding TetR/AcrR family transcriptional regulator, with the protein MPDAPTTKELLLDVAERLFAEHGIARSSLRAITQAADANLASVHYHFGSKASLVRAVFARRIGPLNQERLERLDALEGNGSPTARQIIEAFFAPVARMMADPGENPEAIARLVGRVFSEPGDEVRKILVAEFQPVVDRFVAAFTMALPEIPSEEIFWRFHFMVGSMIHTVAAGSLAEHLHGGDGGTEALFQRLVTFAEAGMANPVVEESPMTIAARETGDSK; encoded by the coding sequence ATGCCCGACGCTCCCACCACCAAGGAACTGCTGCTCGATGTCGCCGAGCGGCTGTTTGCAGAGCACGGCATCGCCCGTTCGTCGTTGCGCGCCATCACCCAGGCGGCGGACGCGAACCTGGCTTCCGTCCACTACCACTTCGGCTCCAAGGCTTCGTTGGTGCGGGCGGTGTTCGCCCGGCGCATCGGACCCCTCAATCAGGAACGTCTCGAGCGACTCGATGCCTTGGAAGGGAACGGCTCGCCGACGGCGCGGCAGATCATCGAGGCCTTCTTCGCACCGGTCGCGCGGATGATGGCCGATCCCGGGGAGAACCCGGAAGCCATCGCCCGGTTGGTGGGGCGGGTGTTCTCGGAGCCCGGCGATGAGGTTCGCAAGATCCTCGTCGCCGAGTTCCAACCGGTGGTGGACCGCTTCGTGGCGGCCTTCACCATGGCCCTGCCGGAAATTCCTTCGGAGGAGATTTTCTGGCGCTTCCACTTCATGGTCGGATCGATGATCCACACGGTGGCGGCGGGCTCCCTGGCGGAGCACCTGCACGGCGGCGACGGCGGCACCGAGGCGCTGTTCCAGCGCTTGGTGACCTTCGCCGAAGCGGGCATGGCGAATCCCGTTGTCGAAGAGTCGCCGATGACCATCGCCGCCCGAGAGACCGGAGATTCCAAATGA
- a CDS encoding efflux transporter outer membrane subunit has product MSRIQRAVRSAPSAALLLLAAGCATAPPSSPPVPFDVPDSYASVEVPSSSPVTAIAAESAWWRSFGDPTLESLVEEALSSNQDLVAAAARVDSAVARARLAGAAAKPSASASFDGSRARQNFIGLPIPGSDGVLSTTTTTFGASLNVSWEIDLWGRLRAMTAGARSQVEASRAELVAARESIAAQTAKAWFAVLDAQRQLHLAESELQNRKDSSERIRRRYERGLRSALDLRLAISAEAGDASLVPARRLQLAAARRQLEVLVGRYPAGEVEVPAAESLALPPAIPAGLPSDLLLRRPDLVAAEQRVAVAGYGVAEARASLYPRLSLTGSAGRSSDDLSDLVDSDFSIWRLAGNLLQPVFQGGRLRAGVELAEAQQREAVALWGQAVQRAFAEVEAALTAEALLADQMASSERAATEAEGARRLAAQRYDAGLVDYLAVLETERAAFQARRQLLTARRQRLDARADLHLALGGGFEAGAGATAGAAADGAPQDSSILDPTSELPTASPATEVSSP; this is encoded by the coding sequence ATGAGCCGGATCCAGCGAGCCGTTCGTTCTGCGCCCTCGGCGGCGCTCCTGCTGCTGGCGGCGGGCTGCGCGACCGCGCCGCCGTCCTCGCCGCCGGTGCCCTTCGACGTGCCCGACTCCTACGCCTCCGTCGAGGTGCCATCCTCTTCGCCAGTCACCGCAATCGCTGCCGAATCGGCCTGGTGGCGGTCCTTCGGCGACCCCACCCTCGAATCCTTGGTGGAGGAGGCGCTGTCCTCGAACCAGGACTTGGTGGCGGCGGCGGCAAGGGTCGATTCTGCCGTTGCCCGGGCGCGCCTCGCCGGAGCGGCCGCCAAACCGAGCGCCAGCGCCTCCTTCGATGGTTCCCGAGCGCGGCAGAACTTCATCGGCCTGCCGATCCCCGGTAGCGACGGCGTGCTGAGCACTACGACCACCACCTTCGGGGCATCGCTCAACGTCTCCTGGGAAATCGATCTGTGGGGGCGGTTACGGGCGATGACCGCCGGTGCGCGGTCGCAGGTGGAGGCCTCCCGGGCGGAGCTGGTGGCGGCGCGCGAGTCGATCGCCGCCCAGACCGCCAAGGCCTGGTTCGCGGTGCTCGACGCCCAGCGCCAGCTCCACCTGGCGGAGAGCGAACTCCAGAACCGCAAAGACAGCTCCGAGCGCATTCGCCGTCGCTACGAACGCGGCCTGCGCTCCGCCCTCGACTTGCGCTTGGCGATCAGCGCCGAAGCCGGCGACGCGTCGCTGGTGCCCGCCCGGCGCCTGCAGCTGGCGGCGGCGCGTCGCCAGCTCGAAGTGCTGGTGGGCCGTTACCCGGCAGGCGAGGTGGAGGTGCCGGCGGCCGAGTCGCTGGCCCTGCCGCCGGCGATTCCCGCCGGCCTGCCCTCGGACCTGCTGCTGCGCCGGCCGGATCTGGTGGCTGCCGAGCAGCGCGTCGCGGTGGCGGGATACGGAGTCGCCGAGGCGCGAGCGTCGCTCTATCCGCGCCTCAGCCTCACCGGCTCCGCCGGCCGGTCGTCTGACGACCTGTCGGACCTGGTGGACAGCGATTTCTCCATCTGGCGCCTCGCCGGCAATCTGTTGCAGCCGGTCTTCCAGGGCGGTCGCCTGCGGGCCGGGGTCGAACTCGCCGAGGCGCAGCAGCGTGAAGCGGTGGCGCTGTGGGGGCAGGCCGTGCAGCGGGCCTTCGCGGAAGTCGAGGCGGCGCTGACCGCGGAGGCGCTGCTCGCCGACCAGATGGCGTCGTCGGAGCGGGCGGCGACGGAAGCCGAAGGAGCCCGCCGGCTAGCGGCCCAGCGCTACGACGCCGGCCTGGTCGATTACCTGGCGGTACTCGAAACGGAGCGCGCTGCCTTTCAGGCCCGTCGTCAACTGTTGACGGCCCGGCGTCAGCGCCTCGATGCTCGGGCCGATCTCCACCTCGCTCTAGGTGGAGGCTTCGAGGCCGGCGCCGGCGCGACGGCCGGCGCAGCCGCCGACGGTGCCCCGCAGGATTCCTCGATCCTCGATCCGACATCCGAACTACCGACCGCGAGCCCCGCAACGGAGGTCTCCTCGCCATGA
- a CDS encoding efflux RND transporter periplasmic adaptor subunit, protein MKQPVRILLPFLVLAGGVLAAVLIARAKPEVEKVSSTSPPPLVETVSAERTAARLDVTSQGTVMPHTETTLVAQVAGRVEWVSPSFAEGGFFGRGDLLLRLERADYELALSQAEAMVAQAASRLELATAEAEVAREEWRELGNGEANALVLRKPQLAEARAALAAAEANLEKAQLDLRRTRITAPFTGRVAGRQVDLGQFVAPGTPLAAIFGTEVAEVRLPVSQSDLEFLDISLGAATGDDGPAVRLKANLAGEAAEWPARVVRTGGAIDARTRMIDLIAQVDDPFRRRAGGEGDPALPMGLFVGAEIAGRAADGVFLLPRAALREGERMMVVEGGDTLAFRQVEVARTQGETVIVESGLEDGDAVVVSPLVTAVDGMKVRIEGEASS, encoded by the coding sequence ATGAAGCAACCCGTCCGTATTCTCCTCCCGTTCCTCGTCCTCGCCGGTGGCGTCTTGGCCGCGGTGCTCATCGCCCGGGCCAAGCCCGAGGTGGAAAAGGTGTCGTCCACCTCGCCGCCGCCGCTGGTCGAGACGGTTTCGGCCGAGCGCACCGCCGCACGGCTGGACGTCACCAGCCAGGGCACCGTGATGCCCCACACCGAGACCACCCTGGTGGCGCAGGTCGCCGGCCGCGTCGAGTGGGTGTCCCCGTCCTTCGCGGAGGGCGGCTTCTTCGGCCGGGGAGATCTGCTGCTGCGCCTCGAACGGGCGGACTACGAGCTGGCCCTTTCTCAGGCCGAGGCGATGGTCGCCCAGGCCGCCTCGCGCCTCGAACTCGCCACCGCCGAGGCGGAGGTAGCGCGGGAGGAGTGGCGGGAACTGGGCAACGGCGAGGCCAACGCCCTGGTGCTCCGCAAGCCGCAGCTCGCCGAGGCGCGCGCCGCCCTGGCGGCGGCGGAGGCGAATCTGGAAAAGGCGCAGCTCGATCTGCGCCGGACCCGCATCACCGCGCCCTTCACCGGCCGGGTGGCCGGTCGGCAGGTGGATCTCGGGCAGTTCGTGGCTCCCGGCACGCCGCTGGCGGCGATCTTCGGTACCGAGGTGGCGGAGGTTCGCCTGCCGGTGTCGCAGAGCGACCTGGAGTTTCTCGACATCTCCCTCGGCGCGGCGACCGGCGACGACGGCCCGGCGGTGCGGCTCAAGGCGAATCTAGCCGGCGAGGCCGCCGAGTGGCCGGCGCGGGTGGTGCGCACCGGCGGCGCCATCGACGCTCGCACTCGCATGATCGACCTCATCGCCCAGGTCGACGACCCCTTCCGGCGGCGCGCCGGTGGGGAAGGCGATCCGGCCTTGCCGATGGGCCTGTTCGTCGGCGCGGAGATCGCCGGCCGGGCGGCCGACGGGGTGTTCCTGCTGCCCCGGGCGGCGCTGCGTGAGGGGGAGCGGATGATGGTGGTGGAGGGCGGTGACACGCTGGCCTTTCGGCAGGTGGAGGTGGCCCGAACGCAGGGCGAAACGGTGATCGTCGAAAGCGGGCTCGAGGACGGCGATGCGGTGGTGGTCTCACCGCTGGTGACCGCCGTCGACGGCATGAAGGTGCGGATCGAAGGCGAGGCATCGTCGTGA